The Vanessa tameamea isolate UH-Manoa-2023 chromosome 2, ilVanTame1 primary haplotype, whole genome shotgun sequence genome has a segment encoding these proteins:
- the LOC113393624 gene encoding myosin-IIIb-like isoform X1: MRSDMAYRGLSEHVELDRAADPQDRFTLQELIGEGTYGEVFCAKDKKSGKRVAVKILENIAENIEEIEEEFLVFRDLSSHPNIPEFFGLFLKRGISSEDDQIWFVMELCTGGSVTDLGAGMRARGTHLTEPQLAYVIRGTVRALTYLHSHRCMHRDVKGHNILLTEDAEVKLVDFGVSSHLAATVARRNTSVGTPYWMAPEVIACEQQLDQSYDSRCDVWSVGITAIELAEGEPPLSGLHPMRALFQIPRNPPPTLSHPELFTPQLADFISECLVKDMNQRPFARELLEHPLLLAVNNFEEKIRRELRAEIKRQRAEGRSSRAPEATTKRGKLKSHRKSRPEKMYTDDLATLETLTEDAIVEQLQKRYTQNQIYTYIGDILVAVNPFTDIGIYTSKTQHLYQGRCRSDNPPHIYAVADAAHQALMHQKQNQAIVISGESGAGKTESANLLLKQFVYLSKTQYSNLEDKILQVNPIMEAFGNARTGINANSSRFGKYLDLSIMRVGRISGARISVYLLEQSRVVHQALGESNFHVFYYLYDGLESEGRWRKYYLDDQLKSRHRYLQPLSVTHREHNVHRWRQLNQAFKVVGFHEDEVQIIYKMLAAILHLGDIEFAETAGDHNADNRATIIDTAPLHRASCLLGVETSDLRECLTSSSVVTKGETIARYSSPTEAAVARDATARGIYARAFDRIVERINALLSQNKPQSDQLSIGILDIFGFENFTRNSFEQLCINIANEQIQYYFNQHIFTWEQQEYMAEGVPVDLVEFSDNRPVLDMLLSRPMGLLALLDEESRFPRSTDKTLIEKFHRNIKSKYYVRPKSDAVCFAIHHFAGRVVYQADGFLEKNRNFLPPEVVQLMRQSQYDVIRFLFQCPITKTGNLFSAMHGEMDVSSLEGPISGDVRDRFNSRGLASQSRAQQTVSTYFRYSLMELLQKMVSGTPQFVRCLKPNDSRSPKHFDSTKILKQLRYTGVLETIRIRQNGFSHRLTYDEFLKRYGFLAYSYDEEIKPNRDSCRLLLLRLKMDGWALGKSKVFLKYYHVEVLSRIYEEQIRKIVLVQACVRGWLARRNYIRLKAQMAISVLTLQRHVRGWLTRKRLQERQKQLAREFKKGQIEQENQRKQQRAGVPVKNNIIVAKVLRRMSTDDSDSNDTNSSNKENFNSAKAAIVLQSHFRGYTARRKLKSRAPPPPPQHPAPAPPTHHQIMQQYSVQERAAQLQTFAEQVHNKNQDAHKNIRRNKPGIRLKDVKKPPDEYQLPPGFRVVPAIIRGQPSQAEEEASRLSSPSPEFFESDTMPWDQIFQIKDISIRNMRHQQPSNDRTYNEEKPLYSSQNRQNLPCSRQCGGLVSGRELKGNKIIELVKQTQKADPPPRPVYSTAYDPESDLRKILRNSPQILATPVFSSDDDYNDGPFRFKQLLRPTLGPTESLRKRKVRNSSGQSPWLSDSSQDSNSSKEALYNKRRPQISMGVYYN, from the exons ATGCGCAGCGACATGGCGTATCGGGGGCTCTCGGAGCACGTGGAGCTGGACCGGGCGGCGGACCCTCAAGACAGATTTACTCTACAAGAGCTCATAGGGGAAGGAACTTATGGCGAAGTTTTCTGTGCAAAGGACAAGAAGTCTGGAAAACGAGTTGCTGTTAAG attttagaaaatattgcgGAGAACATAGAAGAAATAGAGGAAGAATTTCTCGTATTTCGTGATCTTTCAAGCCATCCAAATATCCCAGAATTTTTTGGCTTATTTTTGAAGCGAGGTATATCTTCTGAAGATGACCAAATTTGGTTTGTTATGGAG ctttgtacaggtggttcgGTGACAGATCTAGGTGCAGGTATGCGAGCTCGAGGGACCCATTTGACAGAGCCACAACTAGCGTATGTCATACGTGGAACAGTCCGAGCTTTAACTTATCTCCATTCGCATCGATGTATGCATCGTGATGTGAAAGGCCATAATATTCTCTTGACTGAAGATGCTGAAGTAAAACTTGTGGACTTCGGAGTATCATCACATTTAGCCGCAACCGTTGCAAGGCGGAACACATCGGTTGGCACACCGTATTGGATGGCACCAgag GTCATAGCATGTGAACAGCAGTTAGACCAATCCTATGATAGTAGATGTGATGTGTGGTCTGTTGGTATAACAGCTATTGAATTAGCAGAAGGAGAACCGCCATTATCCGGTTTACATCCAATGCGAGCGTTGTTTCAAATACCTCGAAATCCGCCACCAACTTTATCACACCCTGAACTATTTACGCCACAGCTTGCAGACTTTATATCTGAATGTTTAGTCAAAGACATGAACCAAAGACCTTTCGCAAGAGAACTTCTAGAACACCCATTATTGTTAGCTGTTAACAATTTTGAAGAGAAA ATTCGAAGAGAACTTCGGGCAGAAATTAAAAGGCAAAGAGCTGAAGGACGAAGCAGTCGAGCACCAGAAGCTACCACCAAACGAGGAAAATTAAAATCTCATAGAAAGTCAAGACCAGAGAAAATGTACACCGATGATTTAGCTACCTTGGAAACTTTGACAGAAGACGCCATTGTGGAACAATTGCAAAAGAGATATACACAAAATCAAATTTACACTTACATCGGGGACATTCTAGTCGCAGTAAATCCTTTTACTGACATAGGGATATATACTTCAAAg ACTCAACACTTATACCAAGGTCGTTGTCGTTCGGACAATCCTCCCCATATCTACGCAGTAGCAGACGCTGCTCACCAAGCGTTAATGcaccaaaaacaaaatcaagCTATTGTTATATCGGGTGAAAGTGGAGCTGGAAAAACGGAATCAGCCAATcttcttttaaaacaatttgtatatttatctaaa ACACAATATAGTAATTTAGAAGATAAAATTCTACAAGTTAATCCAATCATGGAAGCTTTTGGAAATGCGCGTACTGGAATAAACGCCAACAGCTCGagatttggaaaatatttagatCTATCTATAATGAGAGTGGGAAGAATATCAGGAGCTCGAATATCTGTATATCTGCTAGAACAGTCGAGGGTGGTTCATCAGGCATT AGGCGAAAGTAACTTCCATGTCTTCTACTATCTCTACGATGGACTAGAGAGCGAAGGCCGGTGGAGAAAATATTACCTCGATGACCAGTTAAAGTCTAGGCATCGTTATTTGCAGCCACTTTCTGTGACTCATCGAGAACATAACGTTCATCGGTGGCGTCAGCTTAACCAAGCTTTTAAG gTGGTGGGTTTCCATGAAGACGaggtacaaataatttataaaatgctaGCTGCTATCTTACATCTGGGCGATATAGAATTTGCAGAAACGGCCGGTGATCACAATGCTGATAATCGAGCTACCATCATTGACACGGCACCGTTGCATCGAG CTTCTTGTCTTTTGGGTGTTGAGACAAGTGACCTCCGAGAATGTCTAACAAGCAGCAGTGTGGTTACAAAAGGTGAAACAATAGCAAGGTATAGTTCACCAACAGAAGCTGCCGTAGCGAGAGATGCGACCGCTAGAGGAATTTATGCAAGAGCATTTGATAGGATCGTTGAAAGAATTAATGCTCTCCTAAGCCAAAATAAACCGCAAAG TGACCAGCTATCCATAGGAATTCTGGATATTTTTGGATTTGAGAACTTTACTAGAAACTCATTTGAACAGCTTTGCATAAACATTGCCAATGAACAGATCCAGTACTATTttaatcaacatatttttacttGGGAACAGCAGGAATACATGGCTGAGGGTGTACCAGTCGACCTAGTAGAGTTTTCAGATAATAGACCGGTCCTAGACATGCTCTTATCAAGACCAATGGGATTACTAGCATTACTCGATGAGGAAAGCCGATTTCCACGTTCAACGGACAAAACCCTCATTG aaaaatttcatcgaaatattaaaagcaaGTATTATGTACGACCCAAATCTGACGCGGTCTGTTTTGCGATTCACCACTTCGCTGGACGCGTTGTTTACCAAGCTGACGGTTTCCTAGAAAAGAATCGCAACTTTTTACCTCCTGAAGTTGTCCAACTGATGAGGCAAAGTCAATATGATGTAATAAGATTCCTCTTCCAATGCCCAATAACAAAAACTGGTAACTTATTCTCCGCTATGCACGGAGAAATGGACGTCAGCAGCTTGGAAGGCCCAATATCGGGTGATGTTCGG gATCGCTTCAACAGTCGAGGTCTCGCATCTCAATCACGAGCACAACAAACCGTATCAACATATTTCCGATATTCTCTTATGGAACTCCTCCAAAAGATGGTTAGTGGCACTCCTCAGTTTGTGAGATGCCTTAAACCAAATGACTCACGGTCACCAAAACATTTCGATTCAACAAAGATATTAAAACAACTGAGATACACTGGAGTCCTTGAAACTATAAGAATAAGGCAGAACGGATTTTCCCATCGTCTTACCTATGACGAGTTTTTGAAAAG gtATGGTTTCTTGGCATACAGTTACGATGAAGAAATAAAGCCAAATCGTGACTCCTGCCGTCTTCTATTGCTACGTTTGAAAATGGACGGATGGGCACTTGGCAAATCcaaagtatttttgaaatattatcacGTCGAAGTTCTCTCACGAATATATGAAGAACAG atAAGAAAAATTGTCCTGGTACAAGCGTGTGTACGCGGCTGGTTGGCTAGACGCAACTACATCAGACTGAAGGCCCAAATGGCGATTTCTGTTCTCACGCTGCAAAGACATGTGCGCGGTTGGTTAACAAGAAAGCGACTTCAAGAGAGACAAAAACAATTAGCCAGGGAATTTAAGAAAGGACAAATTGAACAAGAAAACCAAAGGAAACAACAAAGAGCag GTGTTCCAGTTAAGAATAATATCATAGTGGCTAAAGTATTAAGACGAATGAGCACAGACGACAGCGACAGTAATGATACAAATTCAAgcaataaagaaaatttcaatTCTGCTAAAGCTGCTATAGTATTACAAAGTC ATTTCCGTGGTTACACAGCGCGGCGGAAGCTGAAGAgtcgcgcgccgccgccgccgccgcagcaccccgcgcccgcgccgcccacGCACCACCAGATCATGCAGCAGTACTCCGTGCAGGAACGAGCTGCACAACTACAAACTTTCGCTGAGCAG GTACACAACAAAAATCAAGACGCCCATAAGAATATCCGCCGGAATAAGCCAGGAATACGCCTGAAGGACGTAAAGAAACCACCAGACGAATACCAGCTCCCTCCAGGATTTCGTGTCGTACCAGCCATCATAAGAGGCCAACCATCACAAGCCGAAGAAGAAGCGAGTAGACTTTCAAG TCCGTCGCCGGAGTTTTTTGAAAGCGATACCATGCCATGGgatcaaatatttcaaatcaaggATATCTCTATAAGAAATATGAG ACACCAACAACCCAGTAACGATAGAACTTACAATGAAGAAAAACCTTTGTACTCGAGTCAGAATCGTCAGAATCTACCGTGCAGCAGGCAGTGCGGTGGTCTAGTCAG TGGACGAGAATTGAAAgg taacaaaataatagaacttgtaaaacaaacacaaaaagcTGATCCACCGCCGCGACCTGTTTATAGTACAGCCTACGATCCAGAGTCTGACCTTCGCAAGATACTACGTAATTCGCCACAAATCCTCGCAACGCCTGTCTTCAGCTCGGATGACGACTACAACGACGGCCCCTTCAGATTCAAACAGTTATTAAGACCGACGTTAGGACCAACGGAAAGTCTTCGAAAGCGAAAAGTACGAAATTCCTCCGGACAGAGCCCGTGGTTATCGGACAGCTCACAAGACAGTAACAGCTCTAAGGAAGCCTTATACAACAAGCGACGTCCACAGATTAGTATGGGGGTTTATTACAATTAG
- the LOC113393624 gene encoding myosin-IIIb-like isoform X4 has protein sequence MRSDMAYRGLSEHVELDRAADPQDRFTLQELIGEGTYGEVFCAKDKKSGKRVAVKILENIAENIEEIEEEFLVFRDLSSHPNIPEFFGLFLKRGISSEDDQIWFVMELCTGGSVTDLGAGMRARGTHLTEPQLAYVIRGTVRALTYLHSHRCMHRDVKGHNILLTEDAEVKLVDFGVSSHLAATVARRNTSVGTPYWMAPEVIACEQQLDQSYDSRCDVWSVGITAIELAEGEPPLSGLHPMRALFQIPRNPPPTLSHPELFTPQLADFISECLVKDMNQRPFARELLEHPLLLAVNNFEEKIRRELRAEIKRQRAEGRSSRAPEATTKRGKLKSHRKSRPEKMYTDDLATLETLTEDAIVEQLQKRYTQNQIYTYIGDILVAVNPFTDIGIYTSKTQHLYQGRCRSDNPPHIYAVADAAHQALMHQKQNQAIVISGESGAGKTESANLLLKQFVYLSKTQYSNLEDKILQVNPIMEAFGNARTGINANSSRFGKYLDLSIMRVGRISGARISVYLLEQSRVVHQALGESNFHVFYYLYDGLESEGRWRKYYLDDQLKSRHRYLQPLSVTHREHNVHRWRQLNQAFKVVGFHEDEVQIIYKMLAAILHLGDIEFAETAGDHNADNRATIIDTAPLHRASCLLGVETSDLRECLTSSSVVTKGETIARYSSPTEAAVARDATARGIYARAFDRIVERINALLSQNKPQSDQLSIGILDIFGFENFTRNSFEQLCINIANEQIQYYFNQHIFTWEQQEYMAEGVPVDLVEFSDNRPVLDMLLSRPMGLLALLDEESRFPRSTDKTLIEKFHRNIKSKYYVRPKSDAVCFAIHHFAGRVVYQADGFLEKNRNFLPPEVVQLMRQSQYDVIRFLFQCPITKTGNLFSAMHGEMDVSSLEGPISGDVRDRFNSRGLASQSRAQQTVSTYFRYSLMELLQKMVSGTPQFVRCLKPNDSRSPKHFDSTKILKQLRYTGVLETIRIRQNGFSHRLTYDEFLKRYGFLAYSYDEEIKPNRDSCRLLLLRLKMDGWALGKSKVFLKYYHVEVLSRIYEEQIRKIVLVQACVRGWLARRNYIRLKAQMAISVLTLQRHVRGWLTRKRLQERQKQLAREFKKGQIEQENQRKQQRAGVPVKNNIIVAKVLRRMSTDDSDSNDTNSSNKENFNSAKAAIVLQSPRRKLKSRAPPPPPQHPAPAPPTHHQIMQQYSVQERAAQLQTFAEQVHNKNQDAHKNIRRNKPGIRLKDVKKPPDEYQLPPGFRVVPAIIRGQPSQAEEEASRLSSPSPEFFESDTMPWDQIFQIKDISIRNMRHQQPSNDRTYNEEKPLYSSQNRQNLPCSRQCGGLVSNKIIELVKQTQKADPPPRPVYSTAYDPESDLRKILRNSPQILATPVFSSDDDYNDGPFRFKQLLRPTLGPTESLRKRKVRNSSGQSPWLSDSSQDSNSSKEALYNKRRPQISMGVYYN, from the exons ATGCGCAGCGACATGGCGTATCGGGGGCTCTCGGAGCACGTGGAGCTGGACCGGGCGGCGGACCCTCAAGACAGATTTACTCTACAAGAGCTCATAGGGGAAGGAACTTATGGCGAAGTTTTCTGTGCAAAGGACAAGAAGTCTGGAAAACGAGTTGCTGTTAAG attttagaaaatattgcgGAGAACATAGAAGAAATAGAGGAAGAATTTCTCGTATTTCGTGATCTTTCAAGCCATCCAAATATCCCAGAATTTTTTGGCTTATTTTTGAAGCGAGGTATATCTTCTGAAGATGACCAAATTTGGTTTGTTATGGAG ctttgtacaggtggttcgGTGACAGATCTAGGTGCAGGTATGCGAGCTCGAGGGACCCATTTGACAGAGCCACAACTAGCGTATGTCATACGTGGAACAGTCCGAGCTTTAACTTATCTCCATTCGCATCGATGTATGCATCGTGATGTGAAAGGCCATAATATTCTCTTGACTGAAGATGCTGAAGTAAAACTTGTGGACTTCGGAGTATCATCACATTTAGCCGCAACCGTTGCAAGGCGGAACACATCGGTTGGCACACCGTATTGGATGGCACCAgag GTCATAGCATGTGAACAGCAGTTAGACCAATCCTATGATAGTAGATGTGATGTGTGGTCTGTTGGTATAACAGCTATTGAATTAGCAGAAGGAGAACCGCCATTATCCGGTTTACATCCAATGCGAGCGTTGTTTCAAATACCTCGAAATCCGCCACCAACTTTATCACACCCTGAACTATTTACGCCACAGCTTGCAGACTTTATATCTGAATGTTTAGTCAAAGACATGAACCAAAGACCTTTCGCAAGAGAACTTCTAGAACACCCATTATTGTTAGCTGTTAACAATTTTGAAGAGAAA ATTCGAAGAGAACTTCGGGCAGAAATTAAAAGGCAAAGAGCTGAAGGACGAAGCAGTCGAGCACCAGAAGCTACCACCAAACGAGGAAAATTAAAATCTCATAGAAAGTCAAGACCAGAGAAAATGTACACCGATGATTTAGCTACCTTGGAAACTTTGACAGAAGACGCCATTGTGGAACAATTGCAAAAGAGATATACACAAAATCAAATTTACACTTACATCGGGGACATTCTAGTCGCAGTAAATCCTTTTACTGACATAGGGATATATACTTCAAAg ACTCAACACTTATACCAAGGTCGTTGTCGTTCGGACAATCCTCCCCATATCTACGCAGTAGCAGACGCTGCTCACCAAGCGTTAATGcaccaaaaacaaaatcaagCTATTGTTATATCGGGTGAAAGTGGAGCTGGAAAAACGGAATCAGCCAATcttcttttaaaacaatttgtatatttatctaaa ACACAATATAGTAATTTAGAAGATAAAATTCTACAAGTTAATCCAATCATGGAAGCTTTTGGAAATGCGCGTACTGGAATAAACGCCAACAGCTCGagatttggaaaatatttagatCTATCTATAATGAGAGTGGGAAGAATATCAGGAGCTCGAATATCTGTATATCTGCTAGAACAGTCGAGGGTGGTTCATCAGGCATT AGGCGAAAGTAACTTCCATGTCTTCTACTATCTCTACGATGGACTAGAGAGCGAAGGCCGGTGGAGAAAATATTACCTCGATGACCAGTTAAAGTCTAGGCATCGTTATTTGCAGCCACTTTCTGTGACTCATCGAGAACATAACGTTCATCGGTGGCGTCAGCTTAACCAAGCTTTTAAG gTGGTGGGTTTCCATGAAGACGaggtacaaataatttataaaatgctaGCTGCTATCTTACATCTGGGCGATATAGAATTTGCAGAAACGGCCGGTGATCACAATGCTGATAATCGAGCTACCATCATTGACACGGCACCGTTGCATCGAG CTTCTTGTCTTTTGGGTGTTGAGACAAGTGACCTCCGAGAATGTCTAACAAGCAGCAGTGTGGTTACAAAAGGTGAAACAATAGCAAGGTATAGTTCACCAACAGAAGCTGCCGTAGCGAGAGATGCGACCGCTAGAGGAATTTATGCAAGAGCATTTGATAGGATCGTTGAAAGAATTAATGCTCTCCTAAGCCAAAATAAACCGCAAAG TGACCAGCTATCCATAGGAATTCTGGATATTTTTGGATTTGAGAACTTTACTAGAAACTCATTTGAACAGCTTTGCATAAACATTGCCAATGAACAGATCCAGTACTATTttaatcaacatatttttacttGGGAACAGCAGGAATACATGGCTGAGGGTGTACCAGTCGACCTAGTAGAGTTTTCAGATAATAGACCGGTCCTAGACATGCTCTTATCAAGACCAATGGGATTACTAGCATTACTCGATGAGGAAAGCCGATTTCCACGTTCAACGGACAAAACCCTCATTG aaaaatttcatcgaaatattaaaagcaaGTATTATGTACGACCCAAATCTGACGCGGTCTGTTTTGCGATTCACCACTTCGCTGGACGCGTTGTTTACCAAGCTGACGGTTTCCTAGAAAAGAATCGCAACTTTTTACCTCCTGAAGTTGTCCAACTGATGAGGCAAAGTCAATATGATGTAATAAGATTCCTCTTCCAATGCCCAATAACAAAAACTGGTAACTTATTCTCCGCTATGCACGGAGAAATGGACGTCAGCAGCTTGGAAGGCCCAATATCGGGTGATGTTCGG gATCGCTTCAACAGTCGAGGTCTCGCATCTCAATCACGAGCACAACAAACCGTATCAACATATTTCCGATATTCTCTTATGGAACTCCTCCAAAAGATGGTTAGTGGCACTCCTCAGTTTGTGAGATGCCTTAAACCAAATGACTCACGGTCACCAAAACATTTCGATTCAACAAAGATATTAAAACAACTGAGATACACTGGAGTCCTTGAAACTATAAGAATAAGGCAGAACGGATTTTCCCATCGTCTTACCTATGACGAGTTTTTGAAAAG gtATGGTTTCTTGGCATACAGTTACGATGAAGAAATAAAGCCAAATCGTGACTCCTGCCGTCTTCTATTGCTACGTTTGAAAATGGACGGATGGGCACTTGGCAAATCcaaagtatttttgaaatattatcacGTCGAAGTTCTCTCACGAATATATGAAGAACAG atAAGAAAAATTGTCCTGGTACAAGCGTGTGTACGCGGCTGGTTGGCTAGACGCAACTACATCAGACTGAAGGCCCAAATGGCGATTTCTGTTCTCACGCTGCAAAGACATGTGCGCGGTTGGTTAACAAGAAAGCGACTTCAAGAGAGACAAAAACAATTAGCCAGGGAATTTAAGAAAGGACAAATTGAACAAGAAAACCAAAGGAAACAACAAAGAGCag GTGTTCCAGTTAAGAATAATATCATAGTGGCTAAAGTATTAAGACGAATGAGCACAGACGACAGCGACAGTAATGATACAAATTCAAgcaataaagaaaatttcaatTCTGCTAAAGCTGCTATAGTATTACAAAGTC CGCGGCGGAAGCTGAAGAgtcgcgcgccgccgccgccgccgcagcaccccgcgcccgcgccgcccacGCACCACCAGATCATGCAGCAGTACTCCGTGCAGGAACGAGCTGCACAACTACAAACTTTCGCTGAGCAG GTACACAACAAAAATCAAGACGCCCATAAGAATATCCGCCGGAATAAGCCAGGAATACGCCTGAAGGACGTAAAGAAACCACCAGACGAATACCAGCTCCCTCCAGGATTTCGTGTCGTACCAGCCATCATAAGAGGCCAACCATCACAAGCCGAAGAAGAAGCGAGTAGACTTTCAAG TCCGTCGCCGGAGTTTTTTGAAAGCGATACCATGCCATGGgatcaaatatttcaaatcaaggATATCTCTATAAGAAATATGAG ACACCAACAACCCAGTAACGATAGAACTTACAATGAAGAAAAACCTTTGTACTCGAGTCAGAATCGTCAGAATCTACCGTGCAGCAGGCAGTGCGGTGGTCTAGTCAG taacaaaataatagaacttgtaaaacaaacacaaaaagcTGATCCACCGCCGCGACCTGTTTATAGTACAGCCTACGATCCAGAGTCTGACCTTCGCAAGATACTACGTAATTCGCCACAAATCCTCGCAACGCCTGTCTTCAGCTCGGATGACGACTACAACGACGGCCCCTTCAGATTCAAACAGTTATTAAGACCGACGTTAGGACCAACGGAAAGTCTTCGAAAGCGAAAAGTACGAAATTCCTCCGGACAGAGCCCGTGGTTATCGGACAGCTCACAAGACAGTAACAGCTCTAAGGAAGCCTTATACAACAAGCGACGTCCACAGATTAGTATGGGGGTTTATTACAATTAG